A genomic segment from Armatimonadota bacterium encodes:
- a CDS encoding radical SAM protein, which yields MSELLMRSYRGLAIAHIEPGSLAEEIGLRTGDVLLSINGKRVMDTLDYRFHVTEPHVHLTIQRGDQTLTFAVEKEPYDLLDIEFENDLADKIHTCNNKCVFCFIHQMPKGMRRSLYLMDDDFRLSFLYGNYVTLTNLTPEEFERILEQKLSPMYVSVHATDPELRGRLLGKREPTPILPVLRRLHEGGIDVHAQIVLCPGWNDGDALRQTLYELAMLHPVITGKRAGTLSVAIVPVGLTKFRQKLTPLIPPNRAYAQQLIREVRSLERDFRKRLGTRFAFLSDEWFFLAGHPIPGRRYYEDFPQLEDGVGTVRLFLDRAAGVVRRLPPALPHPVQITLVTGELPAAVMERFARMLRRVQGLEINVCVVKNHFFGGTVSVAGLLTAQDIAEALQHFPTYPTVILPAICLREGYLFLDDVTVPEWESQIGRRVVVVDPHPSALWSAIRHLAQQGGTS from the coding sequence ATGTCGGAGCTGCTGATGCGTTCGTATCGGGGGCTGGCCATCGCCCACATAGAGCCGGGGAGTCTTGCGGAGGAGATAGGTCTGCGAACGGGCGATGTGCTACTGTCTATCAATGGTAAGCGCGTCATGGATACGCTGGATTATCGCTTTCACGTCACCGAGCCGCATGTGCACCTGACTATCCAGCGCGGGGACCAAACGCTGACGTTCGCGGTGGAGAAGGAGCCTTACGACCTGCTGGATATCGAGTTCGAAAACGACCTGGCGGACAAGATACATACCTGCAACAATAAGTGCGTCTTCTGCTTTATTCACCAGATGCCCAAAGGGATGCGCCGATCGCTGTACCTGATGGATGACGATTTTCGCCTCTCGTTTCTTTATGGAAATTATGTGACCTTGACCAATCTCACGCCAGAGGAGTTCGAGCGCATCCTGGAACAGAAGTTGAGCCCGATGTATGTCTCCGTACATGCTACCGATCCCGAACTGCGCGGGCGTCTGCTGGGCAAGCGCGAACCAACCCCCATTTTGCCTGTGCTACGGCGTCTGCATGAAGGCGGTATCGACGTGCACGCGCAGATTGTGCTCTGCCCGGGTTGGAATGACGGTGACGCTTTGCGCCAGACACTCTACGAGCTGGCGATGCTCCACCCAGTGATCACCGGCAAGCGGGCAGGCACGCTATCGGTCGCCATCGTACCTGTAGGACTGACGAAATTTCGCCAGAAACTCACTCCCCTCATCCCGCCCAACCGTGCTTACGCACAACAATTGATTCGGGAAGTGCGCTCACTGGAACGCGATTTCCGCAAACGGCTGGGAACACGTTTCGCTTTCCTCTCCGACGAGTGGTTTTTCCTCGCCGGTCATCCCATACCGGGGCGACGCTACTACGAAGATTTCCCGCAGCTGGAAGATGGGGTCGGTACGGTGCGTCTTTTCCTGGATCGTGCCGCTGGCGTCGTACGCCGTCTGCCCCCTGCCCTGCCACATCCAGTGCAGATAACACTGGTCACCGGCGAACTACCTGCAGCGGTTATGGAGCGGTTCGCTCGGATGCTCCGGCGCGTGCAGGGGCTGGAGATAAACGTCTGCGTGGTAAAGAATCACTTCTTCGGAGGCACTGTCAGCGTAGCGGGTTTGCTCACCGCTCAGGATATTGCCGAAGCCCTGCAACACTTTCCCACCTACCCCACCGTGATATTACCCGCCATCTGCTTGCGGGAGGGGTACCTCTTTCTGGATGATGTGACGGTGCCTGAATGGGAGTCTCAGATAGGCCGCAGGGTCGTTGTGGTAGATCCCCACCCCTCAGCGCTGTGGAGCGCTATCCGTCATCTGGCGCAACAGGGTGGAACATCGTGA
- the sigA gene encoding RNA polymerase sigma factor SigA, producing the protein MEHIHENGHMRKLVQQGKDKGFVTSEELNDVLSEMDVDTDELEQMLEFFDIEGIQVVDAVKDLPLMEDGYDLGASIKDYELADQEIAQLEGIPLDDSVRMWLREIGKTPLLTPEEEQHLARLVAQGDEEAKRKLTLANLRLVVSIAKRYSGRGMAFSDLIQEGNLGLIRAVEKFDYRRGYKFSTYATWWIRQAITRAIADQARTIRIPVHMVETINRLMKRRSHLEQKLGRTPTAEELAEDMGISVDKVHEIIRIAPEPLSLDTPIGEEEDSQLLDFIEDDNCDSPTEAADRSLLRDRIEEALRVLTDREREVIKMRFGLIDGMPHTLEEVGRHFNVTRERIRQIEAKAIKKLRNRNNCKKLRDYSTGL; encoded by the coding sequence ATGGAGCACATCCACGAAAATGGGCACATGCGAAAGCTCGTCCAGCAGGGCAAAGATAAAGGCTTTGTGACCTCGGAGGAGCTGAACGATGTCCTCTCCGAGATGGATGTGGACACGGACGAGCTGGAGCAGATGCTGGAGTTCTTCGATATAGAGGGTATTCAGGTGGTAGACGCCGTCAAGGACCTGCCCTTGATGGAAGATGGCTACGATCTGGGTGCTTCCATTAAAGATTATGAACTCGCCGACCAGGAGATCGCGCAACTGGAAGGTATCCCTCTGGATGACTCCGTGCGCATGTGGTTGCGCGAAATTGGCAAGACGCCCCTGCTGACCCCTGAAGAGGAACAACACCTGGCACGACTGGTCGCACAGGGCGACGAAGAAGCCAAACGCAAGCTCACCCTGGCGAATCTGCGTCTCGTGGTCTCTATCGCCAAACGCTACAGCGGGCGCGGTATGGCGTTTTCCGACCTGATTCAGGAGGGCAATCTGGGCTTAATCCGCGCTGTGGAGAAGTTCGATTATCGCCGCGGCTACAAGTTCAGTACCTATGCCACCTGGTGGATACGGCAGGCAATCACCCGCGCTATCGCCGACCAGGCGCGCACCATTCGCATCCCTGTGCATATGGTGGAAACCATCAACCGCCTGATGAAACGGCGCAGCCACCTGGAGCAAAAGCTGGGGCGCACACCGACCGCCGAGGAGCTGGCGGAAGATATGGGCATCTCGGTGGACAAGGTACATGAGATTATTCGTATCGCGCCAGAACCCCTGTCGCTGGATACCCCCATCGGGGAAGAAGAGGACAGCCAGCTGCTGGACTTCATCGAGGATGATAACTGCGACTCTCCCACCGAAGCCGCCGACCGTAGTCTGCTGCGAGACCGCATCGAGGAGGCGTTGCGCGTGCTCACCGACCGCGAGCGCGAAGTCATCAAAATGCGCTTCGGCTTAATCGACGGAATGCCCCACACACTGGAAGAGGTGGGCAGGCACTTCAACGTCACCCGCGAGCGCATTCGCCAGATTGAAGCCAAAGCGATCAAGAAGCTGCGCAACCGCAACAACTGCAAGAAGTTGCGTGACTACTCCACCGGTTTGTAA
- a CDS encoding alpha-L-fucosidase, with protein sequence MPEETPEQREQRLKWFREARFGMFIHWGLYSQLGRHEWVMNRERIPIEEYEKLADTWKPKPCPARWWARLAKLAGMRYMVMTTKHHEGFCLFNTQYTDYNAVKRGPKRDLVAEFVEAARAEGLKVGFYYSLMDWHHPDGARCKHDEAARKRFVEFTHGIVRELMTNYGKIDIMWYDVNWPLTPEEWEAEKMNRMVRELQPHIIINNRSGLPEDFGTPEQHITPEKGGRMWEACMTFNESWGYTPIDTRWKDAWQIVGMLRQVAAGGGNLLLNIGPAPDGSVPEVCEQELLKVGKWLQEYGPSVYDATDPMQQEWMITGAFTRKGQTLYYHCNRWPGSELAIGGLQCKVLRARVMNGPEVAFTQTENRLVLHGLPETPPNPICTVIEMEVDGEPKQVLSAGYVLIENDPWR encoded by the coding sequence ATGCCAGAAGAGACACCCGAACAGAGAGAACAGCGCCTGAAGTGGTTCCGCGAGGCGCGATTCGGTATGTTCATCCACTGGGGGCTGTACTCACAACTGGGCAGACACGAGTGGGTGATGAACCGCGAGCGCATTCCCATCGAAGAGTACGAGAAGCTGGCGGATACGTGGAAGCCCAAGCCCTGCCCTGCCCGCTGGTGGGCGCGACTGGCGAAACTGGCGGGAATGCGCTACATGGTCATGACTACCAAACACCATGAAGGCTTCTGCCTGTTCAATACCCAGTACACCGATTACAATGCCGTCAAGCGCGGTCCCAAACGTGACCTGGTGGCGGAGTTTGTGGAAGCCGCCCGCGCGGAAGGGCTGAAAGTGGGATTCTATTACTCACTCATGGACTGGCATCACCCCGACGGCGCGCGCTGTAAACACGACGAAGCCGCCCGTAAGCGGTTTGTGGAGTTCACTCATGGCATCGTGCGCGAGCTGATGACCAACTACGGCAAGATCGACATCATGTGGTACGATGTGAACTGGCCACTCACCCCTGAAGAGTGGGAAGCGGAGAAGATGAACCGCATGGTGCGCGAACTGCAACCGCACATCATCATCAACAACCGCTCCGGTCTGCCCGAAGACTTTGGTACGCCGGAACAGCACATCACTCCTGAAAAGGGGGGGCGCATGTGGGAGGCGTGTATGACCTTCAACGAAAGCTGGGGCTATACGCCGATAGATACGCGTTGGAAGGACGCCTGGCAAATCGTGGGCATGCTGCGCCAGGTGGCAGCAGGCGGCGGCAACCTGCTGTTGAACATCGGTCCCGCCCCTGATGGCAGTGTGCCCGAAGTGTGCGAGCAGGAGCTGCTGAAGGTGGGTAAGTGGTTGCAGGAGTACGGACCCTCTGTGTACGACGCCACCGACCCGATGCAGCAGGAGTGGATGATTACCGGCGCGTTCACCCGCAAGGGGCAGACGCTGTACTACCACTGCAATCGCTGGCCCGGCAGCGAGCTGGCGATAGGCGGTCTGCAGTGCAAAGTGCTTCGCGCCCGTGTGATGAACGGTCCCGAGGTGGCTTTCACGCAGACGGAGAACCGCCTGGTGCTGCACGGCTTGCCCGAAACTCCACCCAACCCGATATGCACGGTGATTGAGATGGAAGTGGATGGCGAGCCGAAGCAGGTGTTGAGCGCAGGCTACGTGCTGATAGAAAACGACCCGTGGCGATAA
- a CDS encoding protein involved in biosynthesis of mitomycin antibiotics/polyketide fumonisin: MLSEQDVQFFRENGYLPARRLLSDEEVARLRERFYALLEGRSSKKPEAMRNLYDDKERVVIQIVNAWEADEEFYHYLFHPRLTEAAAKLMDTDTVRVWHDQIQYKPPFKGGPTIWHQDHPYWPVLQPPDLISAWLALEDADVENGCMHVVPRSHLWGKYDEGTVGIREDDWGPAHDPAFVPEGEKVEVVPCPVQAGEVMFHHCLTWHGTPPNHSPRGRPGFAVHFMPGHTRYEPQRGHLIEHRITVKPGEILQGDYFPLVWHNGPVTPPPMPV; encoded by the coding sequence ATGCTTTCCGAACAAGATGTGCAGTTCTTTCGTGAGAATGGCTACCTGCCCGCACGCCGTTTGCTGAGCGACGAGGAGGTAGCCCGCCTGCGCGAGCGGTTCTACGCCCTACTAGAGGGCAGATCGTCCAAAAAGCCAGAAGCCATGCGCAACCTCTACGACGATAAAGAGCGCGTGGTGATTCAGATTGTCAACGCCTGGGAAGCGGACGAAGAGTTTTACCATTATCTTTTCCACCCCCGGCTCACTGAAGCGGCTGCGAAGCTGATGGACACCGATACGGTACGCGTGTGGCACGACCAGATTCAGTACAAACCTCCCTTCAAGGGTGGACCCACTATTTGGCATCAGGACCATCCCTACTGGCCCGTGCTGCAGCCGCCTGACTTAATCAGCGCATGGCTTGCGTTAGAAGACGCCGACGTGGAGAATGGCTGTATGCACGTGGTGCCTCGCAGTCACCTGTGGGGCAAGTACGATGAAGGCACCGTAGGCATCCGCGAAGACGACTGGGGTCCGGCGCATGATCCCGCTTTTGTGCCCGAGGGGGAAAAGGTGGAAGTGGTACCCTGCCCCGTTCAGGCAGGCGAGGTGATGTTCCATCATTGTCTGACCTGGCACGGCACTCCACCCAACCACAGTCCGCGAGGGCGTCCGGGCTTCGCAGTGCATTTCATGCCGGGGCACACCCGTTATGAACCACAGCGAGGGCATCTGATCGAACACCGCATCACCGTGAAGCCGGGCGAGATACTACAGGGGGATTACTTCCCGCTGGTGTGGCACAACGGACCGGTTACGCCGCCACCGATGCCGGTGTAA
- a CDS encoding carbon-nitrogen hydrolase — protein sequence MRTALIPLQTEPAHPEANFARFCQQMEHLALLRPDIVCLPECSLTGYLYEQSQVAQFAEPLSGATMRKMSDIAQRYRVYLCFGMLEAAAQGFFSTAVLLNREGEVLLVHRKNIEHPPFLKGEGVHSVRTEWGEVGILICGDLFARRVVQRLSPCLRLLLVPMSRCFDGRSPDERRWVQIERRAYLRAVRRAGVPAVLVNALEIGVDLPSFGGAMVVGADGSLLAESPHGSDIPLCYEWDTGQVWLLSAENAPSANREG from the coding sequence ATGCGCACTGCTCTTATCCCTCTCCAAACCGAGCCGGCTCATCCTGAAGCGAACTTTGCACGTTTCTGCCAGCAGATGGAGCACCTTGCGCTCCTGCGCCCTGATATCGTCTGCCTGCCCGAATGCAGTCTCACCGGGTATCTGTACGAACAGTCGCAGGTAGCGCAGTTCGCGGAGCCTCTTTCGGGTGCTACCATGAGGAAGATGTCCGATATCGCCCAAAGATACCGAGTGTACCTCTGCTTCGGAATGCTGGAGGCTGCCGCGCAGGGCTTTTTCAGCACGGCGGTGCTGTTGAACAGGGAAGGTGAGGTGCTCTTAGTGCATCGGAAGAATATAGAACACCCCCCTTTTCTGAAGGGCGAGGGAGTGCACAGTGTACGAACCGAGTGGGGAGAGGTTGGTATTCTCATTTGCGGGGACCTTTTCGCTCGCAGGGTGGTGCAACGGCTGAGCCCTTGCCTGCGCCTCCTGCTGGTGCCGATGTCGCGCTGTTTCGACGGCAGGTCACCCGATGAGCGACGCTGGGTGCAGATAGAGCGACGCGCCTATCTGCGTGCGGTGCGGAGGGCAGGTGTGCCTGCAGTGTTGGTGAATGCCCTCGAAATCGGCGTGGACTTGCCGAGTTTTGGCGGGGCGATGGTGGTCGGGGCAGATGGCAGCCTGCTGGCGGAGTCTCCGCATGGCTCGGATATACCCCTCTGTTACGAATGGGATACCGGGCAGGTATGGTTGCTCAGCGCGGAAAACGCACCATCGGCGAACAGAGAGGGCTGA